The DNA sequence CCTGTGGGAGGTTGATCAATGAGGATAAAATTCGATTTAAAGGACCGACATATTTCTTTTCTGAAAGGAGAGAGGAGCGCTTGGCTATAAACCAAATTATTAAACCTGATGATCTTGAAAGCGCTTTATCTGCTTTGGCCGCAAACGCGGAAAAAGCCAGTGTGATTGCCGGAGGCACAGATTTACTGCCGGCGATGGCCAAAAATTTAATGTCGCCTACCGTCTTGGTAGATATCGGCAGTTTAGAGGACTTGAAGGTTCTGAAGGAAGAGGGCGACGATATCATCATCGGCGCTGCCCTTACCCATAACGAGATACTCGAATCATTTGTCGGAGAGCAGCTGCCGGCTTTCGGGGAATCAATGTCCAGTATTGCCTGTAACCAGACCCGTAATATGGGAACTATCGGAGGTAATGTGGCCATGGCTGTTCCTTCAGCCGATACCGCCCCCGCACTGCTGGTTTACGATGCCCAGGTAGTTCTGGCCAGCCAGAAAAAGGGTAAACGGCAGGTTCCGCTCGATCAGTTTTTTACCGGACCGAGAAGAACTGTGATGGAGCCGGGTGAAATAATCGTCAGCTTTATCCTGCCCGGAGCAAAAAAGAGACGTTCTGCATTTATCAAGCACGGTCGTAGAAAAGCTTTATCGCTTGCCGTTGTAAACGTTGCAGCAAGTATGCGGCTTGAAAACAATCTATGCAGGGAAGTCCGGATTGCCATGGGTGCAGTTGCTCCCACGCCGGTGAGAGCCTACGAAGCCGAGAAAATGCTAGAAGGTAAAGAACCTTCGGAAAGCAATATAAGGCAGGCAGCAGAACTTGCCGCCTTGCAGGAATGCAGTCCCATTGATGATTTCAGAGCCAGTTGTGCTTACCGCCAGGAGCTTGTCAAGGTTTACGTCCGGCGGGTCCTGGAATCGATAACCGGTTCAGGCAATTAGCCTGATCCCTGGAAAGGATGATGAACACCATGATTTATGAAGTCAATCTGAAAGTAAATGGACAGGACTACAAGGTTGAAGTTCCTGCAGATGAAAAACTGGTTGATACTTTGCGAGACAGGCTGGAACTGACCGGTACCAAAAAAGGCTGCGGGGTTGGTGAGTGCGGGACCTGTACTATTTTGCTGGATGGTAAACCGGTGAGCTCCTGTCTTTATTTAACGGTAAGAGCTGAAGGCAAA is a window from the Bacillota bacterium genome containing:
- a CDS encoding xanthine dehydrogenase family protein subunit M, yielding MAINQIIKPDDLESALSALAANAEKASVIAGGTDLLPAMAKNLMSPTVLVDIGSLEDLKVLKEEGDDIIIGAALTHNEILESFVGEQLPAFGESMSSIACNQTRNMGTIGGNVAMAVPSADTAPALLVYDAQVVLASQKKGKRQVPLDQFFTGPRRTVMEPGEIIVSFILPGAKKRRSAFIKHGRRKALSLAVVNVAASMRLENNLCREVRIAMGAVAPTPVRAYEAEKMLEGKEPSESNIRQAAELAALQECSPIDDFRASCAYRQELVKVYVRRVLESITGSGN